From Geotalea uraniireducens Rf4:
CGGTTCGGACAGGGCATGCGAATCCATGCCGAGGAAGAGCGGCCCCTCGATCCGCTGCGCCTTCCGGTACTCGCAGATGGCCTGGCTGACGGCAAGGATATGCGCCTCGTTGAAGCTGCTTTTCAGCGACGACCCCCGGTGGCCCGAGGTGCCGAAGGCGACCCGCTGCGCCGGGTCGGTGACATCCGGCGCATGGATGTAATAGGCCGAGATGAGCCTCGGAATGTTCGCCAGCATCGACCGTGGCGCCGGCTTCCCGGCAAATTCATGCGCATCCATCAACTTCTCCCCTTCCCGCCTGTATTGCCCGGTAGTTCCTACAGGGCGATGATCTCCATCCGGTTGTGCGTCCCGGGATGCTTTGTCGAGGGGCCTTCGGTAAGGATTGCCATGTCCCCGGTCACCCCATACTTCGCAAGCCAGCTCCGCACAAAAGAATCCCAGTCCTCCGGATGCTCCGGCTCGAACACGGGAAACACCCCGTAGGAAAAGGCGAGGTTCTGGCAGGTCTGTTCAAGTGAACTCACTGCCACGGTCCAGACCGGCATTCTGAAGAGCGACAGGCTCCGGGCGGTTAATCCGCTGTGGGTCGGGACGAAGACCGCCGCGGGAGGTGCGTACGTAATGCTCGCCTCGACCGCCATGGCAATGAGGTGCCCGGGCTTCAGCCTCCCCTTGAGGTCTATACCCTCGAAGAGTCCCTTGACCGTGACCGGCTGTTTGTGGGGCTCGACGGTGGCCGCTATCCTGGCAAGCATCTCTACGGCATCCACGGGATACTTGCCCATGGCCGACTCTCCCGAGAGCATGACGCAATCGGTGCCGTCGAGGATGGCGTTTGCCACATCGGTGGCCTCGGCGCGTGTCGGCCGCCTGTTCTCGGTCATGGATTCGAGCATCTGCGTTGCCGTTATAACCGGCTTGGCGTACCGGTTGGCCTGGCGCATGAGATCCTTCTGGATAATGGCGATCCTTTCTATCGGTACCTCCACGCCCAGGTCGCCCCGGGCGATCATGATGCCGTCCGCAGCATCCAAGATGTCATCCATATGTTCAAGGGCGTTCGACCGCTCGATCTTGGCGATGATGAACGGGTGGTAGTCGAGCGCTTCCGCAGCCTGACGGACAGCCCTGATGTCGGCACCGGACTCGACAAAGGACTGGCTGACCGCGTCGACTCCCTCTTGTGCTGCGAACTTCAGGCACGCGTGATCACGCTCCGTGAAGGCGTTGATGCCGAGATTGATACCGGGGAGATTGAGTCCCTTGCGGGAGCGCAACTCGCCGCCCACGACCACCCGGCAGACAACGTCGCTTCCGGTGACTGACTCGACCTCCAGCTGGATGATGCCATCATTGAGGAAGAGCGCATCACCGGGCTTGACCGCCTGGGGCAGCCGATTGAAGGAAACCGACACCCTGCCCCTGTCACCGTCGATCTCGTCGGTCGTCAACACGAAGGGATCACCCGGGTTCAGTTCGATCGGCTCTTCTTTCAGCTTGCCGATGCGCATCTTGGGTCCGGAGAGGTCGGCCATGATCGCTATCCGGCAACCTGTGGACATGGACACGGCCCGGAGATTATCGATCACCCGCTTGTGGGCGGCGAAGTCGCCATGGGAAAAGTTCAAGCGGGCGACGTTCATCCCCCCCCGTGCCATCCGTTCCATAACCTCCCGAGATTCGGAGGCCGGGCCGATGGTGCAGACGATCTTGGTCTTGTGGTCGGCAAGGTTCACGGAGTTTCTCCTTGTTTTACCGTATTCATAACCCTACGTGAGGCAAATCGGAATCCACCATGAAGTCACGTAGGACACGAAGGTAACCCATCTAAAAGGTTATTGTTTTTCTTCGTGCTCTTCGTGCCTTCGTGGTGAAAAAGGTTTTTGTTTATTGCCCCGTTTTCATACGCTTTTCGATGACCGCTTCGGCCTGGAGCGCGATTTCCAGTTCCTCATTGGTGGGCACAACGAGGACCCTGACTGCGGTTTCTTCCTCCTGAATCTCTGCGGCCTTCCCCGCCACTGCGCCGTTCTTCCGTGCGTCCACGGAAATCCCGAGGTTCCGCAAACCGGCACACACTGCGCTGCGCACCGCCGCCGAGTTTTCCCCGATACCGCCGGTGAAGATCATGGCATCGAGACGGCCGAGCACGGCACAGTACGCACCGATGTACTTCCTGACCCGGTAGCAGAACATGTCGAAGGCCAGCGCGGCACGTTCGTCCCCTTCGCTGGCCCGTTGTTGGATCTCCCGCATGTCGGAAAAGCCGCAGACACCTTTGAGCCCGCTTTCCTTGTTCAGGAGGTTTTCCACCTTCTCGGGCGTCAGTGCCAGCTGCCGGATGAGATAGAAAGGTATCGCCGGGTCGAGGTCGCCGCTGCGCGTTCCCATGACGAGACCTTCCAGGGGGGTCATCCCCATGGAGGTGTCGATGCACTCCCCTGCCCGGATGGCAGCGA
This genomic window contains:
- the pyk gene encoding pyruvate kinase; protein product: MNLADHKTKIVCTIGPASESREVMERMARGGMNVARLNFSHGDFAAHKRVIDNLRAVSMSTGCRIAIMADLSGPKMRIGKLKEEPIELNPGDPFVLTTDEIDGDRGRVSVSFNRLPQAVKPGDALFLNDGIIQLEVESVTGSDVVCRVVVGGELRSRKGLNLPGINLGINAFTERDHACLKFAAQEGVDAVSQSFVESGADIRAVRQAAEALDYHPFIIAKIERSNALEHMDDILDAADGIMIARGDLGVEVPIERIAIIQKDLMRQANRYAKPVITATQMLESMTENRRPTRAEATDVANAILDGTDCVMLSGESAMGKYPVDAVEMLARIAATVEPHKQPVTVKGLFEGIDLKGRLKPGHLIAMAVEASITYAPPAAVFVPTHSGLTARSLSLFRMPVWTVAVSSLEQTCQNLAFSYGVFPVFEPEHPEDWDSFVRSWLAKYGVTGDMAILTEGPSTKHPGTHNRMEIIAL